The sequence below is a genomic window from Acaryochloris thomasi RCC1774.
TTCAAATATCCTAAACTCATCAAGGCTAGTTGCTTGCCCTGCCGTATCCCACAGGATACGATTAGGCTATGCTTGAAATCCGCGAAACCCAAGTTTATGCTTGTTGGTTCAGCAGCTTACGAGATAGGCGGGCCAAAGCACGCATCGATACTCGAATTCGTCGCTTATCTCTGGGAAATCCAGGTGATGTTAAGCCAGTTGGAGCAGGTGTCTCTGAACTTCGTATTGACTATGGGCCAGGTTACAGAATTTATTTCATTCAGCGCGGATCAGCCGTGATTGTCTTGCTTGCCGGTGGAGACAAACGGACCC
It includes:
- a CDS encoding type II toxin-antitoxin system RelE/ParE family toxin; translation: MLEIRETQVYACWFSSLRDRRAKARIDTRIRRLSLGNPGDVKPVGAGVSELRIDYGPGYRIYFIQRGSAVIVLLAGGDKRTQTQDIKQALELAEDL